In Phaeobacter piscinae, one genomic interval encodes:
- a CDS encoding sigma-54-dependent transcriptional regulator, with the protein MAQAMKIAIVDDEQDMRQSISQWLALSGYDTETFASAEDALKVLGPDYPGIVISDIKMPGMDGMQFLKKLMGSDSALPVIMITGHGDVPMAVEAMRVGAFDFLEKPFNPDRMSELAKRATGARRLTLDNRVLRRELSDGSTIMKKLIGSSPVMERLREDILDLGQADGHVLIDGETGTGKTLVAHALHAVGSRAGKKFVLVSCAALEEEALSKRLFGPMLPEDSMLPAIEEARGGTLVLEDIDALSETLQAKLLSVINEQGIPGETRIVAISNLQEAGKTCEDALRPDLFYRLAALRITVPPLRQRGEDILTLFTRLSEQFSEEYGCDAPQVSAQEAAQLLQAPWPGNVRQLINIAERAVLQSRRGSGTIASLLMSDHEDMQPVMTTEGKPLKEYVEAFERMLIDNTMRRHKGSIASVMDELCLPRRTLNEKMAKYGLQRSDYLS; encoded by the coding sequence ATGGCACAGGCCATGAAAATCGCGATCGTCGATGATGAACAGGATATGCGACAGTCGATCAGCCAATGGCTGGCGCTGTCTGGCTATGACACCGAGACCTTTGCCAGCGCCGAAGATGCGCTGAAAGTGCTGGGGCCGGATTATCCCGGCATTGTCATCTCGGATATCAAAATGCCCGGCATGGACGGGATGCAGTTCCTCAAGAAACTGATGGGCAGCGACTCTGCGCTACCGGTGATCATGATCACCGGTCACGGCGATGTGCCGATGGCGGTTGAGGCGATGCGGGTCGGGGCCTTCGACTTTCTCGAAAAACCCTTCAACCCGGATCGCATGTCAGAGCTGGCCAAACGGGCCACGGGCGCGCGCCGCCTGACGTTGGACAACCGGGTGCTGCGCCGCGAGCTGTCTGATGGCAGCACCATCATGAAGAAACTCATTGGCTCCAGCCCGGTGATGGAGCGCCTGCGCGAAGATATCCTCGATCTGGGGCAGGCCGACGGCCATGTTCTGATCGACGGCGAGACTGGCACCGGCAAGACATTGGTGGCGCACGCGCTGCATGCGGTGGGCAGCCGGGCGGGCAAGAAATTCGTGCTGGTCTCCTGTGCGGCACTGGAGGAAGAGGCGCTGTCCAAGCGCCTGTTTGGCCCGATGCTGCCCGAAGACAGCATGCTGCCCGCCATAGAGGAGGCCCGCGGCGGCACGCTGGTGCTGGAAGATATCGACGCGCTGAGCGAGACGCTACAGGCCAAGCTGCTGAGCGTGATCAATGAGCAGGGCATCCCTGGCGAGACCCGCATCGTAGCGATTTCGAACCTGCAGGAGGCAGGCAAGACTTGCGAGGACGCGCTGCGCCCGGATCTGTTTTACCGGTTGGCGGCGCTGCGTATCACGGTGCCACCGCTGCGCCAGCGCGGCGAGGATATCCTGACCCTGTTCACCCGTCTTAGCGAGCAGTTCTCCGAAGAATATGGCTGTGACGCGCCCCAAGTCAGCGCGCAGGAGGCGGCCCAGCTGTTGCAGGCGCCCTGGCCGGGCAATGTACGCCAGTTGATCAATATCGCCGAACGGGCCGTGCTGCAGTCGCGTCGCGGCTCTGGCACCATTGCCTCGCTCCTGATGTCCGATCATGAGGATATGCAACCGGTGATGACCACCGAGGGCAAACCACTGAAGGAATATGTCGAAGCCTTCGAGCGGATGCTGATCGACAACACCATGCGCCGCCACAAAGGCTCCATCGCCAGTGTCATGGACGAATTGTGCCTGCCGCGCCGGACGCTGAATGAAAAAATGGCCAAATACGGCCTGCAACGCTCCGACTATCTGTCCTGA
- a CDS encoding Rne/Rng family ribonuclease, whose protein sequence is MAKKMLIDATHAEETRVVVVDGNKVEEFDFESENKRQLAGNIYLAKVTRVEPSLQAAFVDYGGNRHGFLAFSEIHPDYYQIPVADREALMEEERAYAEAQRARDDEEDAKPAKRQSRSRRGRTKAAEVKSADVVETKDVSPETAENGADIAGMETIDLTDEVAAAETKLAEVPEAAQTEAAAADDATVAEPVVEEAVKEVSGTPEAQDASAETGEAEGAADTATPEADDAAEDAESDDSADKDAGADATAKDENIESVADEDDSEDIRPVRKPRPRRYKIQEVIKVRQVLLVQVVKEERGNKGAALTTYLSLAGRYCVLMPNTARGGGISRKITNAADRKKLKDIAVELDVPTGAGLIVRTAGAKRTKSEIKRDYEYLQRLWEQIRELTLKSIAPAKIYEEGDLIKRSIRDLYSREIDEVLVEGERGYRIAKDFMKMIMPSHAKNVKNYQDQLPLFARFQVESYLGAMFNPTVQLKSGGYIVIGVTEALVAIDVNSGRATKEGSIEETALKTNLEAAEEVARQLRLRDLAGLIVIDFIDMDERKNNAAVEKRMKDKLKTDRARIQVGRISGFGLMEMSRQRLRPGMIEATTAPCPHCHGTGLIRSDDSLALSILRQIEEEGTRRRSREVLVRCPVSIANYLMNQKREHIAQIETRYGLSVRIEGDPHLVSPDFSLEKFKTASRVVPVAAAPVVSVDTSIMDQVDADEAHDEADEAEAETNDADVAEVQTAGDEGEGDNKPKRKRRRRRRRKSSGGDGDDSNNAAQADANADDQTASDDAAADEADAKAEPAESTDAKEGEGDGEVKKRTRTRTRSRSRKKKTDETVTAESDVPVETDAKAEPVAEVKEVVEDAKAEDSKPAEAPVVESAETPAEAAAEPAALNGDAAAEVPAAAAEAETAAVAEEAAPSQIVADEATAEDVVADQDTPAAEETAPEADEPQTAEASTEEVETAPEPELATADAEPASPPKPKRRGWWSVGS, encoded by the coding sequence ATGGCAAAGAAGATGCTTATTGATGCCACCCACGCGGAAGAGACCCGCGTCGTGGTGGTCGACGGAAACAAGGTTGAGGAATTTGACTTTGAATCCGAAAACAAACGCCAGCTTGCTGGCAATATCTACCTCGCAAAAGTAACCCGCGTCGAACCGTCGCTGCAGGCGGCTTTTGTGGACTATGGCGGCAACCGCCATGGCTTCCTCGCGTTTTCGGAAATTCACCCCGACTACTATCAGATCCCGGTCGCCGACCGTGAGGCGCTGATGGAAGAAGAGCGCGCCTATGCAGAGGCACAGCGCGCGCGTGATGACGAAGAGGATGCCAAACCTGCCAAGCGGCAGTCGCGGTCGCGTCGTGGCCGGACCAAAGCTGCGGAGGTGAAATCCGCGGACGTGGTCGAGACCAAGGACGTCAGCCCCGAAACCGCTGAAAACGGCGCTGATATCGCGGGTATGGAAACCATTGACCTGACCGATGAGGTCGCAGCCGCCGAGACCAAGCTGGCGGAGGTTCCTGAGGCCGCTCAAACGGAGGCCGCTGCCGCCGATGACGCGACCGTCGCTGAGCCGGTTGTGGAAGAGGCCGTCAAAGAGGTCTCAGGCACACCTGAGGCGCAGGACGCATCCGCTGAGACCGGTGAGGCCGAGGGCGCGGCAGATACGGCGACACCTGAGGCGGATGACGCCGCAGAGGACGCGGAGTCTGATGACAGTGCCGATAAGGACGCTGGTGCAGATGCGACGGCGAAGGATGAGAATATCGAATCCGTCGCCGATGAGGATGACAGCGAAGATATTCGCCCGGTACGCAAACCGCGTCCGCGTCGCTACAAAATTCAGGAAGTGATCAAGGTTCGTCAGGTCCTGCTCGTTCAGGTCGTGAAAGAGGAACGCGGCAACAAGGGCGCTGCCCTCACCACCTATCTGTCGCTGGCTGGCCGTTACTGCGTGCTGATGCCCAACACCGCGCGCGGTGGTGGCATCTCCCGCAAGATCACCAATGCCGCCGACCGCAAAAAGCTGAAGGACATCGCCGTTGAACTCGACGTGCCGACCGGCGCCGGGCTTATTGTCCGCACCGCGGGCGCCAAACGCACCAAATCCGAGATCAAGCGCGACTATGAATATCTGCAGCGCCTGTGGGAACAGATCCGCGAGCTGACGCTGAAATCCATCGCGCCCGCGAAGATCTACGAAGAAGGCGATCTGATCAAACGCTCGATCCGCGATCTTTACAGCCGCGAGATTGACGAGGTTCTGGTTGAGGGCGAACGCGGCTACCGCATCGCCAAGGACTTCATGAAGATGATCATGCCGTCCCACGCCAAGAACGTGAAAAACTATCAGGACCAGCTGCCGCTGTTCGCGCGCTTCCAGGTCGAAAGCTACCTCGGCGCGATGTTCAATCCGACGGTGCAGCTGAAATCCGGTGGCTATATCGTGATTGGCGTCACCGAGGCACTGGTGGCCATCGACGTGAACTCCGGCCGCGCCACCAAGGAAGGCTCGATCGAGGAGACCGCGCTGAAGACCAACCTGGAGGCCGCCGAAGAAGTGGCCCGCCAGCTGCGTTTGCGCGACCTTGCCGGTCTTATTGTCATCGACTTCATCGACATGGACGAGCGCAAGAACAACGCCGCCGTCGAAAAGCGCATGAAGGACAAGCTGAAGACCGACCGTGCCCGTATTCAGGTGGGCCGGATCTCTGGCTTTGGCCTGATGGAAATGTCGCGTCAGCGTCTGCGTCCCGGCATGATCGAGGCGACAACCGCGCCTTGCCCGCATTGCCATGGTACCGGCCTGATCCGCTCGGATGACTCGCTGGCATTGTCGATCCTGCGCCAGATCGAGGAGGAAGGCACCCGCCGTCGCTCCCGCGAGGTGCTGGTGCGCTGCCCGGTCAGCATTGCCAACTATCTGATGAACCAGAAGCGCGAGCATATCGCCCAGATCGAAACCCGCTACGGTCTGTCCGTGCGGATCGAAGGGGACCCGCATCTGGTCAGCCCGGATTTCTCGCTTGAGAAGTTCAAGACCGCGTCCCGCGTGGTGCCTGTTGCCGCAGCGCCTGTGGTGTCCGTCGATACCTCGATCATGGATCAGGTTGATGCGGATGAGGCGCATGACGAGGCGGATGAGGCCGAGGCTGAAACCAATGACGCCGACGTCGCAGAGGTACAGACCGCAGGTGATGAGGGCGAGGGCGACAATAAACCCAAGCGCAAGCGTCGCCGTCGGCGTCGCCGGAAATCCTCCGGTGGGGACGGTGATGACAGCAACAACGCCGCTCAGGCTGATGCAAACGCGGACGACCAGACGGCGTCGGATGACGCCGCTGCGGACGAGGCCGACGCCAAGGCTGAGCCAGCAGAGAGCACCGATGCCAAAGAGGGCGAGGGTGACGGTGAGGTGAAGAAGCGCACCCGCACCCGGACCCGCTCGCGCAGCCGCAAGAAGAAGACTGACGAGACAGTCACAGCTGAGTCCGACGTCCCGGTGGAGACGGACGCCAAGGCAGAGCCTGTGGCTGAGGTCAAAGAGGTGGTTGAGGACGCAAAGGCAGAGGACAGCAAACCTGCCGAGGCTCCGGTTGTTGAGAGCGCTGAGACGCCCGCTGAGGCTGCTGCGGAACCCGCAGCGCTGAACGGTGACGCCGCCGCAGAGGTGCCCGCCGCCGCCGCCGAAGCAGAGACCGCCGCCGTAGCTGAGGAGGCCGCACCGAGCCAGATCGTGGCGGATGAGGCCACCGCTGAGGATGTTGTCGCAGATCAGGACACCCCTGCCGCTGAGGAAACAGCGCCAGAGGCTGACGAGCCACAGACCGCAGAGGCCTCGACGGAAGAGGTAGAGACAGCCCCGGAGCCGGAGCTGGCCACCGCTGATGCCGAACCGGCAAGCCCGCCGAAGCCGAAACGGCGCGGCTGGTGGTCGGTTGGCAGCTGA
- a CDS encoding nuclear transport factor 2 family protein — MQTENTSQSEMLLQELLAAETAVWTALQQGDIAADRAALHPQFLGVYPSGFAGRDDHTDQLAQGPTVAEFSIEDARVLPLGPETALLAYRASYTRPGQAEGEAEGAAMYVSSIWQRQDGGWINIFSQDTEALLEGAENPLP, encoded by the coding sequence ATGCAAACTGAAAACACCTCTCAGTCGGAGATGCTGTTGCAAGAGTTGCTGGCAGCTGAAACCGCTGTCTGGACCGCATTGCAACAGGGCGATATCGCCGCTGACCGGGCCGCATTGCATCCGCAGTTTCTCGGCGTCTATCCAAGCGGCTTTGCCGGGCGGGACGATCATACCGATCAGCTTGCCCAGGGGCCGACGGTGGCAGAGTTCAGCATCGAGGATGCGCGCGTTTTGCCGCTTGGCCCCGAGACAGCGCTGCTGGCGTACCGCGCCAGCTACACCCGTCCGGGGCAGGCAGAGGGGGAGGCTGAAGGCGCTGCGATGTATGTCAGTTCGATTTGGCAGCGTCAGGATGGCGGCTGGATCAATATCTTCAGTCAGGACACCGAAGCCCTGCTAGAGGGGGCGGAAAACCCGCTCCCCTGA
- a CDS encoding sulfurtransferase TusA family protein, with amino-acid sequence MTHENEILDALGLLCPLPVLKARKRLKPLASGRVLEVHADDPAAVVDIPHFCHEAGHELLEIRDNPQHQIYLIRKGG; translated from the coding sequence ATGACCCACGAAAACGAGATCCTCGACGCCCTCGGGCTGCTCTGCCCTCTGCCCGTGCTAAAGGCACGTAAGCGTCTGAAACCATTGGCCTCTGGCAGGGTATTGGAGGTACATGCCGATGACCCGGCTGCGGTGGTGGACATCCCGCATTTCTGCCATGAGGCAGGCCATGAGCTGTTGGAAATCCGCGACAATCCGCAGCATCAGATCTATCTGATCCGCAAGGGTGGCTGA
- a CDS encoding cytochrome c biogenesis CcdA family protein, which yields MFGIEIIDAGLIPAMLVALTAGLVSFLSPCVLPIVPPYLAYMSGVSIGEIQGTAQARRKAIVAALFFIMGLSTVFLLLGFTASAFGAFVLQNQELFAQVSGVVVIVFGLHFLSVFRIPLLDREARMETDQSGGSAVGAYILGLAFAFGWTPCIGPQLGAILSLAATEASVTRGTLLLGIYALGLGVPFLLAAIFLTRSMVLMNRIKPYMGVIEKFMGGLLIFVGVMLVTGLFSEFSFWLLETFPALATLG from the coding sequence ATGTTTGGAATTGAAATCATCGACGCAGGGCTGATCCCTGCCATGCTGGTGGCGCTGACGGCTGGATTGGTCAGTTTTCTGTCGCCCTGTGTCCTGCCCATCGTGCCGCCCTATCTGGCCTATATGAGCGGCGTCTCCATTGGAGAGATCCAAGGCACGGCGCAGGCCAGACGCAAGGCCATTGTGGCCGCGCTGTTCTTTATCATGGGGCTGTCTACGGTGTTTCTGCTGCTGGGCTTCACCGCTTCGGCCTTTGGCGCGTTTGTGCTGCAGAATCAGGAGCTTTTTGCGCAGGTCTCCGGCGTTGTGGTGATTGTCTTCGGACTGCATTTCCTTTCCGTGTTCCGCATTCCGCTGCTTGATCGTGAGGCGCGGATGGAAACCGATCAATCCGGCGGCTCGGCGGTTGGGGCTTATATTCTTGGGCTGGCCTTTGCCTTCGGCTGGACTCCCTGCATCGGCCCTCAACTCGGCGCGATCCTGTCGCTGGCGGCGACCGAGGCTTCGGTCACACGCGGCACCTTGCTGCTGGGGATCTACGCATTGGGACTGGGTGTGCCGTTTCTCTTGGCCGCGATCTTCCTCACCCGCTCCATGGTGCTGATGAACCGGATCAAGCCCTACATGGGCGTGATTGAGAAGTTCATGGGCGGGCTGCTGATCTTTGTCGGTGTGATGCTTGTCACCGGTCTGTTTTCTGAATTCTCCTTCTGGCTGTTGGAGACCTTCCCGGCGCTGGCAACACTCGGCTGA
- a CDS encoding cytochrome P450, whose product MGDLPHLDDRPDSEAAASAEGPVIIPPKPAARAAKVSLWRYLRLFRADLLSAQPAKLYRAWMAEFRTPFFRSFLVNQPDLVRTVLKDRPEVFPKSNRIGEGLRPLLGNSVFLTNGEVWKRQRRIIDPAFEGGRLREIYPAIHAAAQAAVTRLCDQLNKDPGAPIEIEAETSHAAADVIFRTLFSIPIEHHLAQEVFHRFRAYQQGQPILNLAAFVPLPRWLPRFHRPATRRNAARIRGLIRDLTNQRMTAIASGQAPDDLATKIMTTQDPETGELFTTDEMVDQVAIFFLAGHETSASALAWALYLVALAPDWQEEIATEAAALSLDQFAAAAKLRISRDVFREALRLYPPVPMMVREASCPQQFRGRTVPKGAQVVLSPWHLHRHERLWENPDGFDPGRWQTENGKTCQREAYIPFSAGPRVCTGAGFAMIEGPLILSLILQRFRVKPVAEQEPVPVAHLTVRSKNGIWLRLIPR is encoded by the coding sequence ATGGGGGATCTGCCGCACTTGGATGATCGCCCTGACAGCGAGGCTGCGGCATCAGCTGAGGGACCTGTGATCATCCCGCCAAAACCTGCGGCCCGCGCCGCCAAGGTCTCGCTTTGGCGCTATCTGCGGCTGTTTCGCGCGGATCTTCTCTCGGCGCAGCCGGCCAAGCTTTATCGTGCCTGGATGGCAGAGTTTCGCACGCCCTTCTTTCGGTCTTTTCTGGTCAATCAACCGGATCTGGTGCGCACGGTGCTAAAGGACCGTCCGGAGGTATTCCCGAAATCAAACCGCATTGGTGAGGGGCTGCGCCCGTTGCTTGGCAATTCGGTTTTTCTTACCAATGGCGAGGTCTGGAAACGGCAGCGCCGGATTATCGACCCTGCATTCGAGGGCGGCCGGCTGCGAGAGATCTATCCGGCCATTCACGCCGCTGCGCAGGCTGCTGTCACCCGTCTTTGTGACCAACTGAACAAGGATCCGGGCGCGCCCATTGAAATCGAGGCGGAAACCTCCCACGCGGCAGCGGATGTGATCTTCCGCACGCTGTTCTCGATCCCGATCGAGCATCATCTGGCACAAGAGGTGTTTCACCGGTTTCGCGCCTATCAGCAGGGCCAGCCTATTCTCAATCTCGCGGCCTTTGTGCCGCTGCCACGCTGGCTGCCCAGATTTCACCGACCCGCCACGCGGCGGAATGCGGCCCGGATCCGGGGTCTGATCAGGGATCTCACAAACCAGCGCATGACGGCCATCGCATCGGGCCAGGCACCGGATGATCTGGCCACCAAGATCATGACCACACAAGACCCCGAAACCGGTGAGCTGTTCACGACGGATGAGATGGTTGATCAGGTGGCGATCTTTTTTCTGGCCGGGCATGAGACCAGCGCGTCTGCATTGGCCTGGGCACTTTATCTGGTGGCTTTGGCCCCCGACTGGCAGGAGGAAATCGCAACGGAGGCGGCGGCGCTGTCGCTGGACCAGTTTGCCGCGGCGGCTAAGTTGCGGATCAGTCGCGATGTCTTCCGCGAGGCGCTGCGCCTTTATCCGCCGGTGCCGATGATGGTACGCGAGGCCAGCTGCCCGCAGCAGTTTCGCGGCCGGACTGTTCCAAAGGGCGCGCAGGTGGTGCTGAGCCCCTGGCACCTGCACCGTCACGAGCGGCTCTGGGAAAACCCGGACGGATTTGATCCCGGTCGCTGGCAGACGGAGAACGGCAAGACCTGCCAGCGCGAGGCCTATATTCCGTTCTCGGCTGGACCGCGTGTCTGTACAGGTGCCGGTTTTGCAATGATTGAAGGACCGTTGATCCTGTCGCTGATCCTACAGCGGTTTCGGGTGAAACCTGTTGCGGAGCAAGAACCCGTGCCAGTCGCGCATCTGACAGTTCGGTCGAAAAACGGGATCTGGTTGCGACTCATTCCGCGCTAG
- a CDS encoding ribbon-helix-helix domain-containing protein: MTNRPRKHSLTLRGHRTSVSLEDEFWQAFREIAAEDGRAINDLAAEIDETRGVDCGLASAIRLHVLRRLRSR; this comes from the coding sequence ATGACTAATCGCCCGCGGAAACACTCCCTGACCCTGCGCGGTCATCGGACCTCGGTCTCGCTGGAGGATGAGTTCTGGCAGGCCTTCCGCGAGATTGCGGCTGAAGACGGGCGTGCCATCAACGATCTGGCCGCCGAAATTGACGAGACCAGAGGCGTGGACTGCGGTTTGGCCTCAGCCATTCGCCTGCATGTGCTGCGACGCTTAAGGTCACGTTAA
- a CDS encoding DUF4169 family protein codes for MAGSGSGPVNLNRYRKEKARAEKKARADQNAVTYGRTKAEKDLDKARNAQDVRRLDGTKRDAPETDDD; via the coding sequence ATGGCTGGTTCCGGTTCAGGCCCGGTTAATCTGAACCGGTATCGCAAGGAAAAGGCGCGGGCTGAGAAAAAGGCCCGCGCTGACCAGAATGCCGTGACCTATGGCCGGACCAAGGCTGAGAAGGATCTGGACAAGGCCCGCAACGCGCAAGACGTCCGGCGACTGGATGGCACGAAGCGCGACGCGCCCGAGACCGACGATGACTAA
- the fumC gene encoding class II fumarate hydratase: MSDTRTETDSFGPLEVPANKYWGAQTQRSIMNFPIGWEKQPVAIVRALGVIKQACAMANKASGKLDAKIADAVIEAAGEVIEGKFDDNFPLVVWQTGSGTQSNMNSNEVIANRAIEILGGVIGSKDPVHPNDHCNMGQSSNDTFPTAMHIATAMSVRDVLVPGLTKLAEGLETKAEAFKDIIKIGRTHTQDATPLTLGQEFGGYAHQIRQGLARVEAAMPGIYELAQGGTAVGTGLNTQKGWGEEVAANMAEITGLPFVTAPNKFEALAAHDAMVFLSGALATIAGSCYKIANDIRFLGSGPRSGLGELILPENEPGSSIMPGKVNPTQAEALTQVAAHVMGNDAAIKFAGSQGHFELNVYNPMMSYNLLQSIQLLGDAADSFTERMLNGIEANEPRIDKLMKESLMLVTALAPTIGYDNATKVAKTAHKNGTTLKEEAIALGFVDEATFDAVVRPEQMIGPKD; this comes from the coding sequence ATGTCCGATACCCGCACCGAAACCGACAGCTTCGGTCCGCTTGAGGTCCCCGCCAACAAATACTGGGGCGCCCAGACCCAGCGGTCGATCATGAACTTCCCCATCGGCTGGGAAAAACAGCCCGTCGCCATCGTGCGTGCGTTGGGGGTGATCAAACAGGCCTGCGCCATGGCCAACAAGGCCTCGGGCAAGCTGGACGCCAAGATCGCCGATGCGGTCATTGAGGCGGCGGGCGAGGTGATCGAGGGCAAGTTTGACGACAACTTCCCACTGGTGGTCTGGCAGACCGGGTCCGGCACCCAGTCCAACATGAACTCCAACGAGGTGATCGCCAACCGCGCGATTGAGATCCTCGGCGGTGTGATCGGCTCCAAGGATCCGGTGCACCCGAATGATCACTGCAACATGGGCCAGTCTTCCAACGACACCTTCCCCACCGCCATGCATATCGCCACCGCGATGTCCGTGCGTGACGTGCTGGTGCCCGGGCTGACCAAACTGGCCGAAGGGCTGGAAACCAAAGCCGAGGCGTTCAAGGACATCATCAAGATCGGCCGTACCCATACCCAGGACGCCACCCCGCTGACGCTGGGGCAGGAATTTGGCGGCTATGCGCATCAGATCCGTCAAGGTCTGGCGCGGGTCGAGGCGGCGATGCCCGGCATCTATGAGCTGGCGCAGGGCGGCACCGCCGTGGGCACTGGCCTCAACACCCAAAAGGGCTGGGGCGAAGAAGTCGCTGCCAATATGGCCGAAATCACCGGCCTGCCCTTTGTCACCGCGCCGAACAAATTCGAGGCGCTGGCCGCCCATGACGCCATGGTGTTCCTGTCGGGCGCTTTGGCCACGATCGCAGGCAGCTGCTACAAGATCGCCAACGACATCCGCTTCCTCGGCTCTGGCCCGCGCTCCGGTCTGGGTGAGCTGATCCTGCCGGAAAACGAGCCGGGGTCCTCGATCATGCCGGGCAAGGTGAACCCGACACAGGCCGAGGCGCTGACGCAGGTCGCAGCCCACGTCATGGGCAATGACGCGGCGATCAAATTTGCAGGCTCGCAAGGGCATTTCGAGTTGAACGTCTACAACCCGATGATGTCCTACAATCTGCTGCAGTCGATCCAGCTCTTGGGTGATGCGGCGGACAGCTTCACCGAGCGGATGCTGAACGGCATTGAGGCCAATGAACCGCGCATCGACAAGCTGATGAAAGAGTCGCTGATGCTGGTCACCGCGCTGGCGCCCACAATCGGTTATGACAATGCCACCAAGGTCGCCAAGACAGCGCATAAGAACGGCACCACGCTGAAAGAAGAGGCGATCGCGCTTGGCTTCGTGGATGAGGCGACGTTTGACGCCGTTGTCCGCCCTGAGCAGATGATCGGCCCGAAAGACTGA
- a CDS encoding SspB family protein produces MSREIDYGNLMHSAMRGLIRSVLDGVAEHGLPGNHHFFITFDTSHPDAELADWLSDRYPGEMTVVMQHWFDNLDVGEDGFAITLNFGDAPEPLYIPYDAIKTFVDPSVEFGLRFESPEDDDEVEEMVAELDDDIEIEVEEDPADKKPADVVSLDSFRK; encoded by the coding sequence ATGTCCCGCGAAATTGACTATGGAAATCTGATGCATTCGGCCATGCGTGGCCTGATCCGCTCGGTTCTGGATGGGGTGGCGGAGCACGGGCTGCCCGGCAACCACCATTTCTTTATCACCTTTGATACCTCACACCCGGATGCGGAACTGGCGGATTGGCTGTCGGACCGCTACCCCGGCGAGATGACCGTGGTCATGCAGCACTGGTTCGACAATCTGGATGTCGGCGAGGACGGGTTTGCCATCACGCTGAATTTCGGCGATGCACCGGAGCCGCTGTATATTCCTTACGACGCGATCAAGACCTTTGTGGATCCGTCTGTGGAGTTTGGCCTGCGCTTTGAATCCCCGGAGGATGACGACGAGGTTGAGGAAATGGTCGCCGAACTCGACGATGATATCGAGATTGAGGTGGAGGAAGATCCGGCGGACAAGAAACCCGCTGACGTCGTCTCGCTCGACAGTTTCCGCAAGTAA